The Chloroflexota bacterium genome window below encodes:
- a CDS encoding TfoX/Sxy family protein, which yields MVATDSFAEFLREQLAPLGPVHARRMFGKTGVFCDGLMFGMVTENVLYLRVDAHNRDAFKEAEASPPLNYQKHGQTIDLSFWRVPERLLDEPDELVAWARIALEAARRVAAKRSRIRARAT from the coding sequence GTGGTTGCCACGGACAGCTTCGCCGAGTTCCTGCGCGAGCAGCTTGCCCCACTCGGCCCTGTCCACGCGCGGCGCATGTTCGGGAAGACCGGCGTCTTCTGCGATGGGCTGATGTTCGGCATGGTCACCGAGAACGTGCTCTACCTGCGGGTTGATGCGCACAATCGCGATGCGTTCAAGGAGGCCGAGGCGTCTCCTCCCCTCAACTACCAGAAGCACGGCCAGACGATTGACCTCTCCTTCTGGCGTGTGCCGGAGCGGCTGCTGGACGAACCCGACGAGCTGGTCGCGTGGGCGCGCATCGCACTGGAAGCCGCACGGCGCGTGGCAGCGAAGCGGTCGCGTATCAGAGCGCGTGCGACCTGA
- a CDS encoding DUF3500 domain-containing protein produces MVAEVGVTHRAPRTAASMAAAAQRFLGSLDEPRRKATQFAFEDQERFRWNYRPDGFFIDGATFWHEGLRLINMTPEQQQAALALLDAGVSARTAARARAIMSLETYLREQERVVPRWVPHVCRDPELYAFSIFGEPGGKAPWAWRAGGHHIGFHVTVIDGDQVATTPFFLGANPAIVRHGTRDLGMRTLPEEEDLGRALLQSLAPERKLAAIVSPKAPTDILTDAYRTANPSVPPRGLTYAAMSGEERGKLIDLVKLYVGRATDEVAENEWRRIEAAGLDGITFAWLGSEEIQRGHYYAVKGPTFAIEYDNTQDDATHIHSVWRNYANDWGEDLLVAHYAAEHR; encoded by the coding sequence ATGGTTGCCGAGGTGGGTGTCACCCATCGTGCGCCGAGGACGGCCGCCAGCATGGCTGCCGCGGCGCAGCGATTCCTCGGCTCGCTGGACGAGCCGCGCCGAAAGGCCACGCAGTTCGCCTTCGAGGATCAGGAGCGCTTCCGCTGGAACTACCGCCCGGACGGCTTCTTCATCGACGGGGCGACGTTCTGGCACGAGGGGCTGCGCCTGATCAACATGACGCCCGAGCAGCAGCAGGCCGCGCTGGCCTTGCTGGATGCTGGCGTCAGCGCCCGCACCGCCGCCCGCGCCCGCGCGATCATGTCGTTGGAGACCTACCTGCGCGAGCAGGAGCGTGTGGTGCCGCGCTGGGTGCCGCACGTCTGCCGCGATCCTGAGCTGTACGCCTTCTCGATCTTCGGTGAGCCGGGTGGCAAGGCTCCCTGGGCGTGGCGCGCCGGCGGCCATCACATCGGGTTCCACGTCACGGTGATCGACGGCGACCAGGTGGCGACGACGCCGTTTTTCCTGGGTGCGAACCCGGCCATCGTTCGCCACGGCACGCGCGACCTCGGGATGCGGACCCTCCCCGAGGAGGAGGATCTCGGCCGCGCGCTGCTGCAGTCGCTGGCGCCAGAGCGCAAGCTGGCGGCTATCGTCAGCCCGAAGGCCCCCACCGACATTTTGACCGACGCCTACCGCACGGCGAATCCGTCAGTGCCGCCGCGTGGCCTCACCTATGCAGCGATGTCGGGCGAGGAGCGCGGCAAGCTGATCGACCTGGTCAAGCTGTACGTCGGCCGCGCGACGGACGAGGTGGCCGAGAACGAGTGGCGGCGCATCGAGGCGGCCGGCCTGGACGGGATCACCTTCGCGTGGCTCGGCAGCGAGGAGATCCAGCGGGGGCACTACTACGCCGTCAAAGGCCCGACGTTCGCCATCGAGTACGACAACACCCAGGACGACGCGACGCATATCCACTCGGTCTGGCGCAATTACGCCAACGACTGGGGTGAGGATCTGCTGGTGGCGCACTACGCCGCCGAGCACCGCTAG